From Ramlibacter tataouinensis, the proteins below share one genomic window:
- the argJ gene encoding bifunctional glutamate N-acetyltransferase/amino-acid acetyltransferase ArgJ yields MAVNLSAPRAEDLRPVAGLRIGVAEAAIRKVNRKDLTVVLIDAGASVAGVFTQNRFCAAPVQVCREHLAAGDIRAMVINTGNANAGTGEDGLARARATCAALARQLNIAPQQVLPFSTGVIMEPLPLDRIEAGLPAAVADAAPGHWLRAAEGIMTTDTVAKAFSRSVKIDGAEVSITGISKGAGMIRPNMATMLGFMATDAKVAPALMQQLARELAEGSFNRVTVDGDTSTNDSFVVIATNKAAHATITSLDSPAGRALREAMLEVARQLAQAIVRDGEGATKFIAVRVEGGKTGEECRQVAYAIAHSPLVKTAFFASDPNLGRILAAVGYAGIADLDQTKIDLHLDEVHVAVKGGRHPAYREEDGQRVMKKSEITVRVGLGRGDAADTVWTCDFSHDYVSINADYRS; encoded by the coding sequence ATGGCTGTCAATCTGTCCGCTCCCCGGGCCGAGGACCTGCGTCCGGTCGCGGGGCTGCGCATCGGCGTCGCGGAAGCCGCGATCCGTAAAGTGAACCGAAAAGACCTCACCGTGGTCCTGATCGATGCGGGCGCCTCGGTGGCCGGCGTGTTCACCCAGAACCGCTTCTGCGCCGCGCCCGTCCAGGTGTGCCGCGAGCACCTCGCGGCCGGCGACATCCGCGCCATGGTGATCAACACCGGCAACGCCAACGCCGGCACCGGTGAAGACGGCCTGGCCCGCGCGCGGGCGACCTGCGCCGCGCTGGCGCGCCAGTTGAACATCGCGCCGCAGCAGGTGCTGCCCTTTTCCACTGGCGTGATCATGGAGCCGCTGCCCCTGGACCGCATCGAGGCCGGCCTGCCGGCGGCGGTCGCCGACGCGGCGCCGGGGCACTGGCTGCGCGCCGCCGAAGGCATCATGACCACCGACACGGTGGCCAAGGCCTTCAGCCGCAGCGTCAAGATCGATGGCGCCGAGGTCAGCATCACCGGCATCAGCAAGGGCGCCGGCATGATCCGGCCCAACATGGCGACCATGCTCGGCTTCATGGCTACGGACGCGAAGGTGGCGCCGGCCCTGATGCAGCAGCTGGCGCGCGAACTGGCCGAAGGCTCGTTCAACCGGGTGACCGTGGACGGCGACACCTCGACCAACGACTCCTTCGTCGTGATCGCCACCAACAAGGCCGCGCACGCGACCATCACTTCGCTGGACAGCCCGGCGGGGCGGGCGCTGCGCGAAGCCATGCTCGAAGTCGCCCGCCAGCTGGCGCAGGCGATCGTGCGCGATGGCGAAGGCGCGACCAAATTCATCGCGGTGCGGGTCGAAGGCGGCAAGACCGGCGAGGAGTGCCGCCAGGTCGCCTATGCCATCGCGCATTCGCCGCTGGTCAAGACCGCCTTCTTCGCCAGCGATCCCAACCTCGGGCGCATCCTGGCGGCGGTCGGCTACGCCGGCATCGCCGACCTGGACCAGACGAAGATCGACCTGCACCTGGACGAGGTGCATGTGGCCGTCAAGGGCGGACGCCATCCGGCCTACCGCGAGGAGGACGGCCAGCGCGTGATGAAGAAGAGCGAGATCACGGTGCGCGTCGGCCTGGGGCGCGGCGATGCCGCCGACACGGTCTGGACCTGCGACTTCAGCCACGACTACGTGAGCATCAACGCGGATTACCGCTCATGA
- a CDS encoding NUDIX domain-containing protein: MTVLVADGDRPREGGPDRKEVEVAVGVLVRGDGAFLLTSRPPGKVYAGYWEFPGGKVEPGETVEQALRRELIEEIGVVIGAVHPWQVTRVDYPHALVRLNFCKVFDWQGELHMHEGQSFAWQTLPVQVKPVLPGTVPVLAWFATERVFTGATHDS, encoded by the coding sequence GTGACCGTGCTGGTGGCTGACGGCGACCGCCCGCGCGAGGGCGGGCCCGACCGCAAGGAGGTCGAGGTGGCCGTCGGCGTCCTGGTCCGCGGCGACGGCGCCTTCCTCCTCACGTCGCGTCCGCCGGGGAAGGTGTATGCGGGCTACTGGGAGTTTCCCGGCGGCAAGGTGGAGCCCGGCGAGACGGTGGAACAGGCGCTGCGGCGCGAACTGATCGAAGAGATCGGCGTGGTCATCGGTGCGGTGCATCCCTGGCAGGTGACCCGGGTCGACTATCCGCACGCGTTGGTGCGCCTGAACTTCTGCAAGGTGTTCGACTGGCAGGGCGAACTGCACATGCACGAGGGCCAGAGCTTCGCCTGGCAGACGCTGCCGGTGCAGGTCAAGCCGGTGCTGCCGGGCACGGTGCCGGTGCTTGCGTGGTTTGCCACAGAGCGCGTCTTCACCGGCGCCACTCACGACAGCTGA
- the coaE gene encoding dephospho-CoA kinase (Dephospho-CoA kinase (CoaE) performs the final step in coenzyme A biosynthesis.), translated as MTALRVGLTGGIGSGKSTVLAMLAGLGAAVIDADAISRATTASGGAAIPAIAQRFGADFITPDGALDRERMRSHVYADAGARKALEDIVHPLVGQESARQVDAALAAGARCIVFDIPLLVESGRWRRQLDRVLVVDCLPETQVARVVQRSGLAPEAVRGIMAAQASREQRLAAADIVISNEGLSLDELAAKVKEVARSLGL; from the coding sequence ATGACCGCCCTGCGTGTCGGACTCACCGGCGGCATCGGCAGCGGCAAGAGCACGGTGCTGGCGATGCTGGCCGGCCTGGGCGCAGCGGTCATCGACGCCGACGCCATCTCGCGCGCCACGACCGCGTCCGGCGGCGCGGCCATTCCCGCCATCGCGCAGCGCTTCGGCGCGGACTTCATCACTCCCGACGGCGCGCTCGATCGCGAGCGCATGCGGTCCCATGTGTACGCGGATGCGGGGGCGCGAAAGGCCCTGGAAGACATCGTCCATCCGCTGGTCGGCCAGGAGAGCGCCCGTCAGGTCGATGCCGCGCTGGCGGCCGGGGCGCGCTGCATCGTCTTCGACATCCCGCTGCTGGTGGAGTCGGGCCGCTGGCGCCGCCAGCTGGACCGGGTGCTCGTGGTCGACTGCCTGCCCGAGACCCAGGTGGCGCGCGTGGTCCAGCGCAGCGGCCTGGCCCCCGAAGCGGTGCGGGGCATCATGGCCGCCCAGGCTTCGCGCGAGCAACGGCTGGCGGCCGCCGACATCGTGATTTCCAACGAGGGGTTGTCACTGGACGAACTGGCCGCAAAAGTGAAGGAGGTTGCGCGCAGCTTGGGGCTATGA
- a CDS encoding prepilin peptidase translates to MLDPSLLHAGLAGVFGLLVGSFLNVVIYRLPKMMERQWAAECAELAGHAPPAAEEFNLMRPRSRCRQCGHQIRWWENIPVASYLALRGKCASCGTPIGLRYPLVELATGALFYFCVRHWGPTTEGAAWCLFSAAIVALALIDWDTTLLPDDITLPLLWAGLVFAALRWTPLPLSHAVWGAVGGYLSLWLVYHAFKLATGKEGMGYGDFKLFAALGAWFGWQALVPIILMASVIGAIIGILMKIFSRLREGGYVPFGPFLAAAGLTAMVFGPAAILQAVGL, encoded by the coding sequence ATGCTCGACCCCTCCCTGCTGCACGCCGGCCTGGCCGGCGTGTTCGGCCTGCTCGTCGGAAGCTTCCTGAACGTCGTCATCTACCGCTTGCCGAAGATGATGGAGCGGCAGTGGGCGGCCGAGTGCGCCGAACTGGCGGGCCACGCCCCGCCGGCAGCCGAGGAATTCAACCTGATGCGGCCGCGCTCGCGCTGCCGCCAATGCGGCCACCAGATTCGCTGGTGGGAAAACATCCCCGTGGCCAGCTACTTGGCGCTGCGCGGCAAGTGCGCCAGCTGCGGCACCCCGATCGGCCTGCGCTATCCCCTGGTCGAACTCGCGACCGGCGCGCTGTTCTACTTCTGCGTCCGCCACTGGGGGCCCACGACCGAAGGCGCGGCCTGGTGCCTGTTCTCGGCTGCCATCGTCGCACTGGCGCTGATCGATTGGGACACCACCCTCCTGCCGGACGACATCACCCTGCCCCTCTTGTGGGCGGGCCTCGTGTTCGCCGCCCTGCGCTGGACGCCGCTGCCCCTGTCGCATGCGGTCTGGGGCGCGGTCGGCGGCTACCTCTCGCTCTGGCTGGTCTACCACGCCTTCAAGCTGGCGACCGGCAAGGAGGGCATGGGCTACGGCGACTTCAAGCTGTTCGCCGCGCTTGGCGCATGGTTCGGCTGGCAGGCGCTGGTTCCCATCATCCTGATGGCGTCCGTGATCGGCGCGATCATCGGCATCCTGATGAAGATCTTCAGCCGCCTGCGCGAGGGCGGCTATGTGCCCTTCGGGCCCTTTCTCGCGGCCGCCGGCCTGACCGCCATGGTGTTCGGCCCGGCCGCCATCCTGCAGGCCGTAGGACTCTGA
- a CDS encoding TRAP transporter small permease subunit — translation MNTQRLLHTADSISTWVGKAAAWLIVVLMLVICTEVFKRYILNAPTAWIFDASNMMYGTLFMLAGAYALAQDAHVRGDFLYGSMPPRRQASLDLILYVLFFLPGIVALTWAGWTYFNDSWRMHEQTFNAVPLPLYPFKFVIPVAGAIVLMQGIAEMVRCVVCLRTGAWPARLKDAEEIDVVEQQLAASTLVDDEARKAAIARAKDIDEAARTRGLGDKT, via the coding sequence ATGAACACGCAACGACTGCTGCACACGGCCGACAGCATCAGCACCTGGGTGGGCAAAGCCGCGGCCTGGCTGATCGTGGTTCTCATGCTCGTGATCTGCACGGAAGTCTTCAAGCGCTACATCCTCAACGCGCCCACGGCCTGGATCTTCGACGCCAGCAACATGATGTACGGCACGCTGTTCATGCTGGCGGGTGCGTACGCCCTCGCCCAGGACGCACATGTGCGCGGTGACTTCCTGTATGGCAGCATGCCGCCGCGCCGCCAGGCTTCGCTCGACCTGATCTTGTACGTGCTGTTCTTTCTGCCCGGCATCGTGGCGCTCACCTGGGCCGGCTGGACCTACTTCAACGACTCGTGGCGCATGCACGAGCAAACCTTCAACGCGGTTCCGCTGCCGCTGTACCCGTTCAAGTTCGTGATCCCGGTCGCAGGCGCCATCGTGCTGATGCAGGGTATCGCGGAGATGGTCCGCTGCGTCGTCTGCCTTCGTACGGGTGCGTGGCCTGCGCGCCTGAAAGACGCCGAAGAGATCGACGTGGTCGAACAGCAGCTGGCCGCCAGCACGCTGGTCGATGACGAGGCCCGCAAAGCGGCGATCGCCCGCGCGAAGGACATCGACGAGGCAGCGCGCACCCGCGGC
- the pilB gene encoding type IV-A pilus assembly ATPase PilB, with protein sequence MAAADSVLAADSPSVALPGLARALISAGKLEQKTAEDVSRKAQGNRTSFIAELVGSGAVSATDLAHTMSGAFGAPLLDLEAVDPQRLPKNLLDSKMCQALRVLVLAKRNNRLIVATADPSDQQAAEKIKFSTQMGVDWIITEYDKLTKMIEASATSASEVMDSIIGDDFEFDESTMDSESADEGDQTPSEVEDAPVVKFLHKMLVDAFTMRASDLHFEPYEHTYRVRFRIDGELREIASPPTAIKEKLASRIKVISKMDISEKRVPQDGRMKLKIGPERVIDFRVSTLPTLFGEKIVIRILDPSSAKLGIDALGYEVEEKTRLLEAINRPYGMILVTGPTGSGKTVSLYTCLNLLNKPGINISTAEDPSEINLPGVNQVNMNDKAGLTFAAALKSFLRQDPDVIMVGEIRDLETADIAIKAAQTGHLVLSTLHTNDAPTTLTRMRNMGIAPFNIASSVILITAQRLARRLCPHCKAPADIPHETLLEAGFKDEDVDGTWTPYKPVGCSMCNNGYKGRVGIYQVMPISEDMQRIILADGSAMDIAKQSESEGVKSLRQSGLNKVKLGVTSLEEVLGCTNL encoded by the coding sequence ATGGCCGCCGCCGATTCCGTCCTAGCCGCTGATTCGCCTTCCGTCGCGCTGCCGGGCCTGGCCCGGGCGCTCATTTCAGCCGGCAAGCTGGAACAAAAAACGGCCGAGGACGTCTCGCGCAAGGCCCAGGGCAACCGAACCAGTTTCATTGCCGAGCTCGTCGGCTCCGGCGCGGTGTCGGCCACCGACCTGGCGCACACCATGTCCGGCGCGTTCGGCGCGCCCCTGCTGGACCTGGAAGCCGTCGACCCGCAGCGTCTGCCCAAGAACCTGCTGGACTCCAAGATGTGCCAGGCGCTGCGCGTGCTGGTGCTGGCCAAGCGCAACAACCGCCTGATCGTGGCCACGGCCGATCCCAGCGACCAGCAGGCGGCAGAGAAGATCAAGTTCTCCACGCAGATGGGCGTGGACTGGATCATCACGGAGTACGACAAGCTCACCAAGATGATCGAGGCCAGCGCCACTTCGGCGAGCGAGGTCATGGACAGCATCATCGGCGACGACTTCGAGTTCGACGAGTCGACGATGGACTCCGAGAGCGCCGACGAGGGCGACCAGACCCCTTCCGAGGTCGAGGACGCGCCGGTCGTCAAGTTCCTGCACAAGATGCTGGTGGACGCGTTCACCATGCGCGCATCCGACCTGCACTTCGAGCCCTACGAGCACACCTACCGGGTTCGCTTCCGGATCGACGGCGAGCTGCGCGAGATCGCCTCGCCGCCGACCGCCATCAAGGAAAAGCTCGCTTCGCGCATCAAGGTGATCTCCAAGATGGACATCTCCGAGAAGCGCGTGCCGCAGGACGGCCGGATGAAGCTCAAGATCGGGCCGGAGCGGGTGATCGACTTCCGCGTGAGCACGCTGCCCACGCTGTTCGGCGAGAAGATCGTGATCCGTATCCTGGACCCGAGCAGCGCCAAGCTGGGGATCGACGCGCTCGGCTACGAGGTCGAGGAGAAGACTCGCCTGCTCGAGGCCATCAACCGGCCCTACGGGATGATCCTGGTCACCGGCCCGACCGGCTCGGGCAAGACCGTGTCGCTCTACACCTGCCTGAACCTGCTGAACAAGCCGGGCATCAACATCTCGACGGCGGAAGACCCGTCGGAAATCAACCTGCCCGGCGTCAACCAGGTGAACATGAACGACAAGGCCGGCCTGACCTTCGCCGCCGCGCTGAAGTCCTTCCTGCGCCAGGACCCGGACGTGATCATGGTCGGCGAAATCCGCGACCTGGAAACCGCCGACATCGCCATCAAGGCGGCGCAGACCGGCCACCTGGTGCTGTCGACCCTGCACACCAACGACGCGCCGACCACGCTCACGCGGATGCGCAACATGGGCATCGCGCCGTTCAACATCGCCTCCAGCGTGATCCTGATCACCGCGCAGCGACTGGCGCGGCGGCTGTGCCCCCACTGCAAGGCGCCGGCCGACATCCCCCACGAGACGCTGCTGGAAGCCGGCTTCAAGGACGAAGACGTGGACGGCACCTGGACCCCCTACAAGCCGGTGGGCTGCTCCATGTGCAACAACGGCTACAAGGGCCGGGTCGGCATCTACCAGGTCATGCCGATCAGCGAGGACATGCAGCGCATCATCCTGGCCGACGGCAGCGCCATGGACATTGCCAAGCAGTCGGAGTCCGAAGGCGTCAAGAGCCTGCGGCAATCCGGCTTGAACAAGGTCAAGCTCGGAGTCACCTCGCTGGAAGAGGTCTTGGGCTGCACCAACCTCTGA
- a CDS encoding type II secretion system F family protein, with protein MATAAATKVTEFVFEWEGRDRNGKQVRGETRAAGENQVQAALRRQGVTPTKIKKRRMRSGQKIKPKDIAIFTRQLATMMKAGVPLLQAFDIVGRGNSNASVMKLLNDIRTDVETGTSLSSAFRKYPLYFDNLYCNLVEAGEAAGILETLLDRLAVYMEKTEAIKSKIKSALMYPISVLVVAFVVVSVIMIFVIPAFKEVFTSFGADLPAPTLFVIALSEFFVKFWWLIFGSVGGGVYFFFQAWKRSEKVQVFMDRLMLKLPVFGDLVYKSVIARWTRTLATMFAAGVPLVEALDSVGGASGNSVYVGATQKIQTEVSTGTSLTAAMTNANVFPTMVLQMCAIGEESGALDHMLSKAADFYEAEVDDMVEGLSSLMEPIIIVFLGGLIGGIVVSMYLPIFKLGSVV; from the coding sequence ATGGCTACCGCAGCTGCAACCAAAGTGACGGAATTCGTCTTCGAGTGGGAAGGCCGCGACCGCAACGGCAAGCAGGTCCGTGGCGAGACCCGCGCCGCGGGCGAGAACCAGGTGCAGGCCGCCCTGCGGCGCCAGGGCGTCACGCCGACCAAGATCAAGAAGCGCCGCATGCGCTCCGGCCAGAAGATCAAGCCGAAGGACATCGCGATCTTCACCCGCCAGCTGGCCACCATGATGAAGGCCGGCGTGCCGCTGCTTCAAGCCTTTGACATCGTGGGCCGGGGCAACTCCAACGCCAGCGTGATGAAGCTGCTCAACGACATCCGCACGGACGTCGAGACCGGCACCTCCCTGTCTTCGGCGTTCCGCAAGTACCCGCTGTACTTCGACAACCTGTACTGCAACCTGGTCGAGGCCGGCGAAGCGGCCGGTATTCTGGAAACCCTTCTGGACCGGCTCGCGGTCTACATGGAAAAGACCGAGGCGATCAAGAGCAAGATCAAGTCGGCCCTGATGTACCCCATCTCGGTGCTGGTGGTTGCCTTCGTGGTGGTGTCGGTGATCATGATCTTCGTGATTCCCGCCTTCAAAGAGGTGTTCACCTCGTTCGGTGCGGACCTGCCCGCGCCCACCCTGTTCGTGATCGCCCTGAGCGAGTTCTTCGTCAAGTTTTGGTGGCTGATCTTCGGCAGCGTGGGCGGGGGGGTGTACTTCTTCTTCCAGGCCTGGAAGCGAAGCGAGAAGGTCCAGGTGTTCATGGACCGCCTCATGCTCAAGCTGCCGGTGTTCGGCGACCTGGTGTACAAGTCGGTGATCGCGCGCTGGACCCGCACGCTGGCCACCATGTTCGCCGCCGGCGTGCCGCTGGTGGAAGCGCTCGACTCGGTCGGCGGCGCGTCGGGTAACTCGGTCTACGTCGGCGCCACGCAAAAAATCCAGACGGAAGTCTCCACCGGCACCAGCCTGACGGCGGCCATGACCAACGCCAACGTGTTCCCCACCATGGTGCTGCAGATGTGCGCCATCGGCGAGGAATCCGGCGCGCTCGACCACATGCTGAGCAAGGCCGCCGACTTTTACGAAGCGGAAGTCGACGACATGGTCGAGGGCCTGTCGAGCCTGATGGAGCCGATCATCATCGTGTTCCTCGGTGGCCTGATCGGCGGTATCGTGGTATCCATGTACCTGCCCATCTTCAAGCTCGGCTCCGTCGTCTGA
- the zapD gene encoding cell division protein ZapD produces the protein MILYEYPFNERIRTYLRLEHLFRRLGELVPRPHPIDHHYALATIFEVMDVAARADLKADVMKDLDRQRGALNGYRGNPAISEAALEGIIGKLDRCFDTLNKLPGKAGQSLTENEWLMSIRSRVGIPGGTCEFDLPAYYAWQQRDAASRRADLERWASTLAPLAESIHLLLKLLRDSGTPQKMLASHGQLQQNLPQGRTFQLLRLRLNPELGLVPEISGNRLMISVRLMRQDGPDKLQPSTEDAQFELTLCS, from the coding sequence GTGATCCTCTACGAATACCCATTCAACGAGCGCATTCGCACCTATTTGCGTCTGGAGCACCTGTTCCGCCGCCTCGGCGAGCTGGTGCCGCGCCCGCACCCGATTGATCACCACTATGCGCTGGCCACCATCTTCGAAGTGATGGACGTGGCGGCGCGAGCCGACCTCAAGGCCGACGTCATGAAGGACCTCGACCGGCAGCGCGGCGCCCTCAATGGCTATCGCGGCAACCCGGCCATCTCCGAGGCGGCCCTCGAGGGCATCATCGGCAAGCTCGATCGCTGCTTCGACACCCTGAACAAGCTGCCGGGCAAGGCGGGCCAGTCGCTCACCGAAAACGAGTGGCTCATGAGCATCCGCAGCCGCGTGGGGATTCCAGGCGGTACCTGCGAATTCGACCTGCCCGCCTACTACGCCTGGCAGCAGCGCGACGCGGCATCGCGACGCGCCGACCTCGAGCGCTGGGCGTCCACGCTGGCGCCCCTGGCCGAGTCGATCCATCTGCTGCTCAAGCTCCTGCGCGACTCGGGCACCCCCCAGAAAATGCTCGCCAGCCATGGCCAGTTGCAGCAGAACCTACCGCAAGGCCGTACATTCCAGTTGCTGCGGCTTCGCCTGAACCCCGAGCTCGGCCTGGTGCCTGAAATCAGCGGCAACCGCCTCATGATTTCAGTGCGGCTGATGCGGCAGGACGGCCCCGACAAGCTGCAACCCAGCACCGAAGACGCACAGTTCGAACTCACGCTTTGCTCCTGA
- a CDS encoding ATP-binding protein, producing MNEQVEQLIRRASQLLERIEAILPQPLSAPDWGASVAWRYRKRASGHGVLEPVRHVATIRLTDLKEIDGQKEKIQRNTLQFVRGQPANNVLLTGARGTGKSSLVKACLNEYSSEGLRLIEIDKTDMVDLPDIVEVVASRPEKFLVFCDDLSFDEGEPGYKALKSILDGSVAAATPNVLIYATSNRRHLMPEYMKENLSYKHTDDGEVHPGEAVEEKISLSERFGLWVSFYPFSQDEYLAIVAQWLSAFGVGAPAIEAARPEALVWALERASRSGRVAYQFARDYAGRL from the coding sequence ATGAACGAGCAGGTCGAACAGCTGATCCGGCGCGCCAGCCAGCTGCTGGAGCGCATCGAGGCGATCCTGCCGCAGCCGCTGTCGGCGCCCGACTGGGGCGCGTCGGTCGCCTGGCGCTACCGCAAGCGCGCCTCGGGCCACGGCGTGCTGGAACCGGTGCGCCACGTGGCCACCATCCGCCTGACCGACCTGAAGGAGATCGACGGCCAGAAGGAAAAGATCCAGCGCAACACGCTGCAGTTCGTGCGCGGGCAGCCGGCCAACAACGTGCTGCTCACCGGCGCGCGCGGCACGGGCAAGTCTTCGCTGGTCAAGGCCTGCCTGAACGAATATTCGTCCGAGGGCCTGCGCCTGATCGAGATCGACAAGACCGACATGGTCGACCTGCCCGATATCGTCGAAGTGGTTGCCTCGCGGCCCGAGAAGTTCCTCGTCTTCTGCGACGACCTGAGCTTCGACGAGGGCGAGCCGGGCTACAAGGCGCTCAAGTCCATCCTCGACGGCTCGGTGGCGGCGGCCACGCCCAACGTGCTGATCTACGCGACCAGCAACCGCCGCCACCTCATGCCCGAGTACATGAAGGAGAACCTGAGTTACAAGCACACCGACGATGGCGAGGTTCACCCGGGCGAGGCGGTGGAGGAGAAGATCTCGCTGTCCGAGCGCTTCGGGCTGTGGGTCAGTTTCTATCCCTTCAGCCAGGACGAATACCTGGCCATCGTGGCGCAGTGGCTCTCGGCCTTCGGCGTGGGCGCGCCGGCGATCGAGGCGGCGCGGCCCGAGGCGCTGGTGTGGGCGCTGGAGCGCGCCTCGCGCAGCGGCCGGGTCGCCTACCAGTTCGCGCGCGACTACGCGGGCCGGCTGTGA
- a CDS encoding TRAP transporter substrate-binding protein gives MTAPKLPRRRSLLKGAAVAAGAMSAPMVAIAQTTTLRLQSTWPAKDIFHEYANDYAKRVNEMAGARLKIEVLPSGAVVPAFQLLEAVSKGTLDAGHGVVAYHYGKNTALALWGSGPAFGMEPNLVLAWHYYGGGKELLEEIYKSLNMDVISWMSGPMPTQPYGWFKKPITKVEDMKGMKFRTVGLAVDMYTAQGAAVNPLPGGEIVAALDRGLIDGAEFNNSSSDKALGFQDVSKVCMLQSYHQSGEQFEILFNRTKYNALAPELKKIIEVAAEAASADMSWKAAHRNSQDYTELKKMGVKFYKTPDAILRNQLDAWDKIMVDKQKDNPFFKKVLDSQRSFAERAGRWQSDYMVDFKTAWNRYFGGANTPKKV, from the coding sequence ATGACAGCACCAAAGCTCCCCCGCCGCCGTAGTCTGCTCAAGGGCGCGGCAGTCGCCGCTGGCGCGATGTCGGCCCCGATGGTCGCCATCGCGCAGACCACGACCTTGCGCCTGCAAAGCACCTGGCCTGCGAAGGACATCTTCCACGAGTACGCCAACGACTACGCGAAACGCGTGAACGAAATGGCCGGCGCGCGGCTCAAGATTGAAGTGCTGCCCTCTGGTGCGGTGGTGCCTGCCTTTCAACTGCTCGAAGCCGTGAGCAAGGGGACGCTCGATGCCGGGCACGGCGTCGTGGCCTATCACTACGGCAAGAACACGGCGCTGGCCCTGTGGGGTTCGGGCCCGGCCTTCGGCATGGAGCCGAACCTGGTGCTGGCCTGGCACTACTACGGTGGCGGCAAGGAACTGCTGGAAGAGATCTACAAGTCGCTCAACATGGACGTCATCTCATGGATGTCCGGCCCCATGCCGACGCAGCCCTACGGCTGGTTCAAGAAGCCGATCACCAAGGTCGAGGACATGAAGGGCATGAAGTTCCGCACCGTGGGGCTGGCGGTCGACATGTACACGGCCCAGGGCGCGGCGGTGAACCCCCTGCCCGGCGGCGAAATCGTGGCGGCGCTGGACCGCGGCCTGATCGACGGCGCCGAATTCAACAACTCCTCGTCGGACAAGGCGCTGGGCTTCCAGGATGTGTCCAAGGTCTGCATGCTGCAGAGCTACCACCAGAGCGGCGAGCAATTCGAGATCCTGTTCAACAGGACCAAGTACAACGCGCTTGCGCCGGAGCTCAAGAAGATCATCGAGGTTGCCGCGGAGGCCGCCAGCGCGGACATGAGCTGGAAGGCCGCGCACCGCAACAGCCAGGACTACACCGAACTCAAGAAAATGGGCGTGAAGTTCTACAAGACGCCCGACGCCATCTTGCGCAACCAGCTCGATGCCTGGGACAAGATCATGGTCGACAAGCAGAAGGACAACCCCTTCTTCAAGAAGGTGCTCGATTCCCAGCGTTCGTTCGCCGAGCGCGCGGGCCGTTGGCAGTCGGACTACATGGTTGACTTCAAGACGGCCTGGAACCGGTACTTTGGCGGAGCCAACACCCCGAAGAAGGTCTGA
- a CDS encoding rhodanese-like domain-containing protein: protein MRHDAGGGALSVRVAPGYAGDVSPELACQWWRRGDAVLVDIRCDAEREWVGYIPGAATVCWKQWPGMKLNPVFDESLKAAVPPGKKALLLCRSGVRSIAAAKRATELGIEAYNVLEGFEGDPDEHGQRGHRGGWRMRGLPWRQG from the coding sequence CTGCGGCACGACGCCGGGGGCGGCGCGCTCTCGGTGCGGGTGGCACCCGGCTATGCCGGCGATGTGTCGCCCGAGCTGGCCTGCCAATGGTGGCGCCGGGGCGACGCCGTGCTGGTCGACATCCGCTGCGATGCCGAGCGGGAGTGGGTGGGCTACATCCCCGGCGCGGCGACGGTCTGCTGGAAGCAGTGGCCCGGCATGAAACTGAATCCGGTCTTCGACGAGTCGCTCAAGGCGGCGGTGCCGCCGGGCAAGAAGGCGCTGCTGCTGTGCCGCAGCGGGGTGCGTTCGATCGCCGCGGCCAAGCGCGCCACCGAGCTGGGCATCGAGGCGTACAACGTGCTCGAGGGCTTCGAAGGCGACCCCGACGAGCACGGGCAGCGCGGGCACCGCGGCGGCTGGCGCATGCGCGGCCTGCCCTGGCGCCAGGGCTGA
- a CDS encoding DNA gyrase inhibitor YacG, whose protein sequence is MQEQDPSAKPRMVRCPACGGDSVYAPSNRWRPFCSERCKNLDLGAWASESFRVPEQAPPEDQPFGDPKER, encoded by the coding sequence ATGCAAGAGCAGGACCCATCCGCGAAGCCGCGCATGGTGCGCTGCCCCGCCTGCGGCGGCGACAGCGTCTACGCGCCGTCCAACCGCTGGCGGCCGTTCTGCAGCGAGCGCTGCAAGAACCTGGACCTGGGCGCCTGGGCCAGCGAAAGCTTCCGGGTGCCGGAACAAGCCCCGCCCGAAGACCAGCCTTTCGGCGACCCCAAGGAGCGCTAG